Proteins encoded together in one Amblyomma americanum isolate KBUSLIRL-KWMA chromosome 1, ASM5285725v1, whole genome shotgun sequence window:
- the LOC144097229 gene encoding uncharacterized protein LOC144097229, with protein sequence MSPGGLVLALLLALMPSIRTNFTEPDYNASTVVSSASEADIETYNVEQESSSPFMSDLGSDIVSRLAHPPYDASILEEAAANPTYDAVKENIAYHQPSVGSFTTFLWAVLVFFCLTSLGNTVHRAIACGTGEFRHRVTPSYMTFFVFLLVVLGILFVLMTLLLLCLVSTRDSMVDSVTEKVPAVLASTFNGLRGFVNLTVAQIALNRRTARMPKVGKVLGDGFDIAFKSFVASSATADVRIPFYHGDQECANDQRYFGSMANTRNNGRMGDKFQPMENQCAHVHQDQEQLFGDVSRAVAAATRSDRQKVYEILSDYASMMDESDCNVLPSHNSINQLEKDVHAFEDSKGPFKSLASFVESDLFWVVILHISSLCLLIVGVLMGVCVHNSETDPHERTRLSHLIGCELTLTAYAFTLFVIVAIWKSMFLVVGSTLGYTYFCEPYLTKNYIILDDALERLWPASNRSHLLSRIMPSEVMESCQNDSVSILDLGPKPSHGRTSNRQGVFLPRLNLKNVLRELSSQPRRGNMENSLSRYANFFANVRQSSQNSLSAPARYVNDNLSDNVDLDERSGLWYSDKVAMLDKTAVEGALLPIIPSYYNRFVKSLVNTVMQPKGSSVAGRCSLLRALFTSFMDVVCYTYVLEFVAYWASLLLAMLLAIVTIPFCFMLAKYFFRCKRPIRVLRRAKSESIPPSHRARKRRSLESEETSQYQRESQQYQGHPLARLLQMYSSAELPPGTSRRIVAMSTKGTSIIPPFGPPMQQLSSFSHRLTQTPRRLHAVSSSTSIVTSGVPVLAGIPTASMGAMVPSLMPGPFVGAAPSHVASSSVHRESSLTMSQSKGRSRFAASMASSSHQQLAPQAQLPLMYASPAAVAMPASQPVLVAPQPMHAVCVPVQASAPSARVLQQTTVVASTSQLNLAAPPPPPVIGVVATSSSMPPTTVYPQVYRAASQARPAQVAVAPAMTTPMHVAPVRRTTSVHRVSSSSAFQTMPTLVPPTSAVMPARAVMPARVAVAPAMAAPMHVAPARRTTSVHRVSSSSGGGFQTMTGLVAPTSGVVPASTVVPARSVMPVGGVVPVRSAVPARSVVHSGSVVHVYPQRTLSAHSIGTHGRHHP encoded by the exons ATGTCGCCGGGTGGTCTTGTCCTGGCTCTGCTCTTGGCGCTGATGCCTTCCATTCGAACAAATTTCACCGAGCCGGACTACAATGCGAGCACCGTCGTAAGCAGTGCCAGTGAAGCCGACATCGAAACGTACAACGTGGAACAGGAAAGCTCGTCCCCTTTTATGTCCGACCTCGGCTCCGACATCGTCTCCAGGCTCGCGCACCCTCCCTACGACGCCTCAATACTCGAAGAGGCCGCCGCCAACCCCACTTACGACGCTGTCAAGGAGAACATCGCCTACCATCAGCCAAGCGTCGGCAGCTTCACTACATTCCTCTGGGCCGTATTGGTGTTCTTTTGCCTCACCTCTCTCGGTAACACGGTGCACCGCGCCATCGCCTGCGGCACGGGCGAGTTCAGGCACCGGGTGACACCCTCTTACATGACGTTTTTCGTGTTCCTCCTCGTCGTGCTTGGCATACTTTTCGTGCTCATGACGCTTCTGCTGCTGTGTCTCGTGAGCACCCGTGACAGCATGGTTGACAGCGTGACAGAGAAAGTACCCGCCGTACTGGCGTCCACATTCAACGGCCTTCGCGGCTTCGTCAATTTGACGGTGGCTCAGATTGCGCTGAACAGGAGGACCGCGCGCATGCCGAAAGTGGGAAAGGTCTTGGGAGATGGGTTCGACATAGCCTTCAAGTCTTTCGTCGCAAGTAGTGCCACGGCAGACGTCAGAATTCCTTTCTACCACGGGGATCAGGAATGCGCCAATGACCAGCGCTACTTTGGAAGTATGGCAAACACACGAAACAACGGCAGGATGGGTGACAAGTTCCAGCCAATGGAGAATCAGTGCGCTCATGTCCACCAGGATCAGGAGCAGCTCTTCGGGGATGTCTCGCGAGCGGTGGCGGCTGCGACACGTAGCGACCGCCAAAAAGTTTACGAAATTCTGAGTGACTACGCTTCCATGATGGACGAGAGCGACTGCAACGTGCTACCATCGCACAATAGCATCAATCAGCTCGAGAAAGACGTGCATGCATTCGAAGACAGCAAAGGTCCTTTCAAGTCACTGGCATCATTCGTGGAATCTGATCTTTTCTGGGTCGTCATCCTGCACATTTCGAGCTTATGTCTCCTCATCGTGGGTGTGCTAATGGGGGTTTGCGTACACAACAGCGAAACAGACCCGCATGAAAGAACTCGTTTGTCCCATTTGATAGGCTGCGAACTCACCTTGACAGCCTACGCTTTCACTCTGTTTGTCATCGTCGCCATATGGAAATCGATGTTCCTGGTCGTTGGAAGCACACTGGGGTATACCTACTTCTGTGAACCCTACCTCACCAAAAATTACATCATTTTGGATGATGCTTTGGAAAGACTGTGGCCAGCTAGCAACCGCAGCCATTTGTTGTCCAGGATAATGCCTTCTGAAGTAATGGAAAGCTGCCAAAATGATTCAGTTTCCATCCTTGATCTGGGTCCAAAACCTAGCCATGGAAGAACTTCTAATCGACAAGGTGTGTTCCTGCCGCGCTTAAATTTGAAAAATGTGTTGCGAGAATTATCGTCTCAGCCCAGACGCGGCAACATGGAAAATTCGTTATCGCGCTACGCCAATTTCTTCGCCAATGTTAGGCAGTCTTCCCAGAATTCGCTTTCAGCGCCCGCGAGATATGTCAATGATAACCTAAGTGACAATGTAGATCTTGACGAGCGGTCCGGCCTCTGGTACAGTGATAAGGTCGCCATGTTGGACAAGACCGCCGTTGAAGGAGCCCTGCTCCCCATAATTCCGTCGTACTACAACCGATTTGTCAAGAGCCTCGTGAACACTGTCATGCAACCGAAGGGAAGCTCAGTCGCAGGGCGCTGCTCTCTTCTTCGCGCTCTCTTCACCTCCTTCATGGATGTTGTCTGCTACACCTATGTCCTCGAATTTGTCGCTTACTGGGCATCGCTGCTGCTGGCCATGTTACTTGCCATAGTAACTATTCCGTTCTGTTTCATGTTGGCCAAGTACTTTTTTCGCTGTAAGCGTCCCATCCGCGTACTCCGAAGAGCCAAAAGTGAATCGATCCCACCTTCCCACAGGGCCCGCAAAAGGCGCTCCCTCGAGAGTGAAGAAACTTCCCAGTACCAAAGAGAGAGCCAGCAGTACCAGGGCCATCCACTCGCCAGGCTTCTGCAGATGTATTCAAGCGCCGAGTTGCCGCCTGGAACATCGCGAAGAATTGTTGCCATGTCCACCAAGGGCACTTCAATCATTCCCCCTTTCGGGCCGCCCATGCAGCAGCTGTCTTCTTTTTCACATCGGTTGACACAGACGCCCAGGAGGCTCCACGCCGTATCCTCCTCGACAAGCATTGTCACCAGTGGAGTGCCAGTGTTGGCCGGAATTCCTACGGCGAGCATGGGGGCCATGGTGCCCTCTCTGATGCCTGGTCCTTTCGTCGGCGCAGCTCCAAGTCACGTGGCCAGCTCTTCCGTGCACCGAGAAAGCTCGCTCACAATGTCACAGTCGAAGGGGCGGAGTCGTTTTGCCGCAAGCATGGCATCGTCTTCCCACCAACAGCTGGCCCCACAAGCTCAGCTGCCGCTGATGTATGCGTCTCCAGCGGCTGTGGCTATGCCTGCATCTCAGCCCGTACTCGTGGCACCGCAGCCGATGCAC GCGGTATGCGTACCTGTCCAAGCAAGCGCTCCCTCGGCCAGGGTGTTGCAGCAGACAACCGTAGTGGCAAGCACAAGCCAGTTAAACTTGGCcgcgccgcctccgccgccggtCATCGGCGTGGTGGCGACCAGCTCTTCCATGCCGCCCACCACGGTCTATCCCCAGGTCTACCGAGCCGCCTCGCAGGCTCGGCCAGCGCAAGTCGCAGTGGCTCCCGCGATGACGACACCCATGCATGTGGCACCTGTGCGCAGAACCACGTCCGTGCACAGGGTCTCCTCATCCAGCGCCTTCCAGACAATGCCGACACTTGTCCCGCCAACCAGCGCGGTCATGCCCGCGAGGGCCGTCATGCCGGCGCGGGTCGCTGTGGCTCCCGCGATGGCGGCACCCATGCATGTGGCACCTGCGCGCAGAACCACATCCGTGCACAGGGTTTCCTCATCCAGTGGCGGCGGCTTCCAGACAATGACGGGACTTGTCGCGCCAACCAGCGGCGTCGTTCCCGCCAGCACCGTTGTGCCCGCCAGGAGCGTCATGCCCGTTGGGGGCGTCGTGCCTGTTAGAAGCGCCGTGCCCGCCAGAAGTGTAGTGCATTCTGGGAGCGTCGTGCACGTTTACCCCCAGAGGACGCTGTCAGCGCACTCGATAGGGACTCACGGGCGTCACCACCCCTAA
- the LOC144097239 gene encoding uncharacterized protein LOC144097239, which translates to MIEEENIPFPFQETGWREDFSRCSVRTEHVWQFLHSATSTVRQAHRDWSFKEEGYVKNLKVNLGTADDELGLMRAACAPSMKTGVYVTTAWFVVGTGHIVGAHCDCAAGLSESCQHVAGLLFSAAARAEDAPSCTDVLCKWIVPAEAKKAAPRKPLVEIKFQKYCVNKPPRGKRERDYAPCPITPLPTPHDIESLRKKLASACPDLQALRYLCPTDKAKTRPPCNKKAIEYSDGLWSEPSATEVQSYMQTLKLLSREERHDICEETVGQAANKKWHAARVGRLTASLLKRICRCTKPDGLLKGLLYRCNRATSEAIAYGREHEADAVKAYVKLQHAKDLSVAVHETGLLVHNQYSFIAASPDRIVVLDGEEGLLEVKCPFSKKDMACEEACLDKNFCCRLTEDGVELKRDHAYFYQIQGQMAVTGHNWCDLVIWTAGDTPEDPPYLYVERIEFNEEFWNRELLPGLLHFSKHALIPEILTRRVKRLGRLYTSGTYVSHSKFRQGYYVCIPLGGLRIKMKKLK; encoded by the exons ATGATAGAGGAGGaaaacatcccatttccgtttcAAGAAACGGGGTGGAGAGAAGATTTTTCCCGTTGTAGCGTGAGAACCGAGCACGTGTGGCAGttcctgcactctgctacctcaactgTTCGCCAGGCTCATCGCGACTGGTCCTTCAAGGAGGAAGGTTACgtaaaaaacttgaaggtgaaCCTTGGAACAGCTGACGATGAACTAGGTCTGATGAGAGCGGCGTGCGCACCGTCTATGAAGACCGGTGTTTACGTGACAACGGCATGGTTCGTCGTTGGTACGGGCCACATCGTTGGAGCGCACTGCGATTGTGCTGCTGG ACTCAGCGAAAGCTGCCAACATGTGGCAGGGCTGCTGTTCAGTGCTGCTGCGAGGGCAGAAGATGCACCGTCTTGCACGGATGTACTTTGCAAGTGGATAGTCCCTGCTGAAG CAAAAAAGGCAGCTCCAAGGAAGCCTTTGGTCGAAATCAAATTCCAAAAGTACTGTGTCAACAAGCCTCCACGTGGGAAGCGGGAGCGCGATTATGCCCCCTGCCCCATTACACCACTCCCTACTCCCCACGACATTGAGTCACTCAGAAAAAAACTAGCATCCGCCTGTCCAGATCTGCAAGCACTCCGGTACTTGTGTCCCACCGACAAAGCCAAGACAAGGCCACCATGCAACAAAAAGGCTATAGAATACAGCGACGGCCTCTGGAGCGAGCCTTCAGCGACTGAGGTGCAGTCATATATGCAGACACTCAAGCTACTAAGCCGAGAAGAGAGGCATGATATATGCGAAGAAACGGTGGGCCAAGCAGCCAACAAGAAGTGGCATGCAGCTCGGGTTGGCCGGCTAACAGCATCACTCTTAAAAAGGATCTGCCGTTGTACCAAGCCAGATGGTTTACTAAAGGGACTGCTGTACCGTTGTAATAGAGCTACGTCTGAAGCGATTGCATATGGCAGAGAGCACGAGGCAGATGCTGTAAAGGCCTATGTaaagctgcagcacgctaaagaTTTGAGTGTAGCAGTGCACGAAACTGGCCTTCTTGTCCATAACCAGTACTCCTTCATAGCTGCCTCACCAGACAGGATTGTTGTTTTAGATGGAGAAGAAGGCCTACTTGAGGTTAAATGCCCCTTCTCCAAAAAAGATATGGCATGCGAAGAAGCCTGCCTAGACAAAAACTTCTGCTGCAGGCTAACTGAAGACGGTGTGGAGCTGAAGCGGGACCATGCCTATTTTTACCAAATTCAAGGCCAGATGGCAGTTACGGGCCATAACTGGTGCGACCTTGTCATCTGGACCGCGGGAGACACGCCAGAAGACCCGCCATACCTCTATGTAGAGAGAATAGAGTTCAATGAAGAATTCTGGAATCGGGAGCTACTGCCAGGACTCCTGCACTTCAGCAAGCATGC